A genomic stretch from Triplophysa rosa unplaced genomic scaffold, Trosa_1v2 scaffold415_ERROPOS41014+, whole genome shotgun sequence includes:
- the LOC130550734 gene encoding LOW QUALITY PROTEIN: pancreatic secretory granule membrane major glycoprotein GP2-like (The sequence of the model RefSeq protein was modified relative to this genomic sequence to represent the inferred CDS: inserted 1 base in 1 codon), producing the protein MRFLFSFCVCLLLLINETTTTEMPTTTETTPLSTAVSSDPCTDYNTIDDYWRDIRQNPYQDYGHDDRLVEWNGWYRLYLNGESAQMSEWCVSYMGCGGYTGLYLNGSHPGLEDGVVTRDVVGSHIWYYDQCGSYRSNPVQVKACPGDYYVYELITPDVSLEGPSYCAVSFSSTSDDPCYNYESLDRPWRATNESGLWICDEFFSWSGWYRLYYYGMNIQMPETCVNGYSCNADSGLWLNGPHPQIEDGVVTREVCGGYYWGGGCCDFKSKPIRVKACPGNYFVYELVNPQYWCLGYCTDVSTISQTDPTTTPAVIKRNFFLISGDPCSNYNILDGYWRSTLNYMYWYGYITGHDDTRVKWDGWYRLFINGSSAQMPDWCVSYMSCGGFSSLWLFGSHPGVEDGVVTREVYGSYYDQCSHYTSNPIQVKACPGDYYVYKLTRPNVAIPAPSYCAVPFGTPSVDPCDSYTSLDESWRSTDNHYYYNYYNYYSMCDYNVEWNGWYRLFINGHTSQMPESCVSQGMCGTYSPLYLRDPHPQLEDGVVTRHVCMSGWNSCCGYESHPIQVKACPGDYYVYEFVRPMECAAYCAAVTDPCLSLNCTEDEWCGERHGVHGCFCKDNQTRSEPHSFDLSQTCESSSGSLSLSRCQLFEAGFPAHVLHLNDPGCRGTIQNGRVQFHFDNNYQICGTSLVANGTHIIYENFVLGGLDSAAGLISREKILKLSFSCIYHQTQTLSMIEDLEINSLGSIVQKELPAGEGRYQVRMVPYQDSEFSQPFTGHVDAELNQQIFVEVGVDGVDSRQFVTVIDTCWATPVNDPDYSLRWDLITGECPNPQDNTVELLQNGVSTSSRFSFRMFIFSSNXTKVYLHCSVHLCLLTNNYCTTHCYSGYERRNRRSLDFHDSSSISMGPLVVSDRNADLWVSDRVKASVASCLCSSLMVLFVSLMGVLTFLQ; encoded by the exons AAACCACTACCACTGAGATGCCCACAACCACAGAAACCACACCTC TATCTACAGCTGTCAGCTCTGACCCGTGCACTGATTATAACACTATTGATGACTATTGGAGAGACATACGGCAAAACCCATACCAGGACTATGGACATGACGACAGACTTGTTGAGTGGAACGGCTGGTATCGGCTGTATCTGAATGGAGAAAGTGCTCAGATGTCTGAGTGGTGTGTGAGTTATATGGGATGTGGTGGTTATACTGGACTGTATCTCAACGGTTCTCATCCAGGACTTGAGGATGGAGTGGTGACCCGTGATGTTGTGGGAAGTCACATATGGTACTACGACCAGTGTGGCAGCTACAGATCAAACCCCGTCCAGGTGAAAGCCTGTCCAGGAGATTATTATGTCTATGAACTCATCACACCAGATGTGTCACTGGAAGGACCTTCATACTGTGCAG TTTCTTTCAGCAGCACCAGTGATGATCCCTGTTACAACTACGAGTCTCTGGATCGTCCCTGGAGAGCAACAAATGAAAGTGGATTGTGGATTTGTGATGAATTCTTCTCCTGGAGTGGCTGGTACAGACTTTATTATTATGGGATGAACATCCAGATGCCAGAGACCTGTGTTAATGGATACAGCTGTAATGCAGACAGTGGTCTGTGGCTCAACGGTCCTCACCCTCAGATAGAAGATGGGGTGGTGACCCGGGAGGTCTGTGGGGGGTATTATTGGGGTGGTGGCTGCTGTGATTTCAAGTCAAAACCCATCAGAGTAAAAGCCTGTCCAGGAAATTATTTTGTCTATGAACTCGTGAATCCACAATACTGGTGTTTAGGATACTGCACAG ATGTCAGCACTATATCACAGACTGATCCCACAACAACTCCAGCTG TCATTAaaagaaacttttttttaatctcagGTGATCCATGCTCAAACTACAACATACTGGACGGCTACTGGAGGAGCACACTCAATTACATGTATTGGTATGGATATATAACTGGACATGATGACACGCGTGTGAAATGGGACGGCTGGTATCGACTCTTCATCAATGGATCTAGTGCTCAGATGCCTGACTGGTGTGTTAGTTACATGTCATGTGGAGGTTTCAGTTCTCTGTGGCTTTTTGGATCTCATCCTGGAGTAGAAGATGGAGTTGTTACTCGTGAAGTCTACGGCTCTTATTATGACCAGTGCAGTCATTACACATCCAACCCAATCCAAGTCAAAGCTTGTCCTGGAGATTATTATGTCTACAAACTGACCAGACCAAATGTAGCTATCCCAGCGCCTTCATATTGTGCAG TCCCGTTTGGCACTCCAAGTGTGGACCCCTGTGACAGCTACACCAGTCTGGATGAGTCTTGGAGATCCACTGATAATCATTACTATTACAATTACTACAACTACTACAGCATGTGTGATTATAATGTTGAGTGGAATGGCTGGTACAGACTCTTCATCAATGGTCACACCTCCCAGATGCCAGAATCATGTGTTAGTCAAGGGATGTGTGGCACTTACAGCCCACTGTATCTCAGAGATCCTCATCCACAGCTGGAAGATGGAGTGGTCACACGTCACGTCTGTATGTCTGGATGGAACAGCTGCTGTGGTTATGAATCTCATCCCATACAAGTCAAAGCCTGTCCAGGagattattatgtttatgagTTTGTCAGACCGATGGAGTGTGCTGCTTACTGTGCAG CTGTGACTGATCCATGCCTTTCACTCAACTGTACTGAAGATGAatggtgtggagagagacatggtGTTCACGGCTGTTTCTGCAAAGACAACCAAACCAGATCTGAACCTCACTCCTTTG ATTTGTCTCAAACCTGTGAGAGCAGTTCAGGATCTCTATCTCTGTCTCGCTGTCAGCTGTTTGAAGCTGGTTTTCCAGCTCATGTTCTACATCTCAATGACCCCGGCTGCAGAGGAACCATCCAGAACGGAAGAGTGCAGTTTCACTTTGATAACAATTATCAGATCTGTGGCACCAGTCTTGTG GCCAATGGCACTCATATCATCTATGAGAACTTCGTTCTGGGGGGTCTGGATTCAGCCGCAGGTCTCATCAGCAGAGAGAAAATACTGAAGCTATCTTTCAGCTGTATTTACcaccaaacacaaacactttcTATGATAGAGGATCTGGAAATCAACTCCTTGGGCAG CATTGTGCAAAAGGAACTTCCGGCTGGTGAAGGGAGGTATCAGGTGCGAATGGTTCCCTATCAGGATTCTGAGTTCTCTCAGCCCTTCACTGGTCATGTGGATGCAGAACTCAATCAGCAGATTTTTGTTGAGGTCGGTGTTGACGGGGTTGACAGCCGTCAGTTTGTCACAGTGATTGACACATGTTGGGCTACACCTGTGAATGATCCAGATTACAGTCTGCGCTGGGATCTCATCACTGGAGA GTGTCCAAATCCACAAGACAACACAGTGGAGCTTCTGCAGAATGGTGTCTCAACATCCAGCCGTTTCTCCTTCAGGATGTTTATCTTCAGCTCAA CCACTAAAGTTTACCTGCACTGTTCTGTTCATCTGTGTCTTCTCACCAACAACTACTGCACAACT CACTGTTACTCTGGATATGAGCGGAGGAACCGCAGATCTCTGGACTTCCATGACAGCTCCTCCATCTCCATGGGTCCTCTGGTTGTGTCTGATAGAAACGCAG ATCTGTGGGTCTCAGACCGAGTGAAGGCGTCTGTGGCTTCATGTCTGTGTAGTTCTCTgatggttttgtttgtttctctgaTGGGTGTTCTGACCTTCCTTCAGTAg